A region from the Drosophila takahashii strain IR98-3 E-12201 chromosome 2L, DtakHiC1v2, whole genome shotgun sequence genome encodes:
- the SmE gene encoding probable small nuclear ribonucleoprotein E codes for MSFKANPKVQKVMVQPINLIFRYLQNRSRVQVWLYENISLRIEGHIVGFDEYMNLVLDDAEEVYVKTRQRRNLGRIMLKGDNITLIQNVNPTKD; via the coding sequence ATGTCGTTCAAGGCCAACCCCAAGGTGCAGAAGGTGATGGTGCAGCCCATCAACCTGATCTTCCGATACCTGCAGAACCGATCCCGCGTGCAAGTCTGGCTGTATGAAAACATATCGCTGCGCATCGAGGGCCACATCGTGGGCTTCGACGAGTACATGAATCTGGTGCTGGACGATGCCGAGGAGGTCTATGTGAAGACCCGCCAGCGCAGGAACCTCGGGAGGATCATGCTCAAGGGCGACAACATCACGCTCATACAGAACGTCAATCCCACGAAGGACTAG
- the LOC108068270 gene encoding serine protease inhibitor 42Dd, whose translation MKYLCLVLLATSVLCGKFTDKLYEHLSRKHANNNFIASAFCVEIGMSMILMGAEGKTADELRRALILPKDKKEVAKIYDQLMTNLENRKKVAVLDMANRLFVNESYGINRNYNKLVKNSFRAEVEAINLRDRAKAAWTISDWVLDKTLDNVKGIISPSNLANDESAVLVNAAFFKGYWKSRFKRKSTKVMTFHISDTQKVLVPMMSQVGIFKMRSSAYDRIIEMPFAYSNLSMVIVLPHNNGGLERAERTIDSFSESLDEMQVHVQLPRFKIEFRTELVDTLKKMGIIELFTNSSNLSGLLKRTGTRISQVVHKAFVEINEEGASAGAANAGTFLGVSDFPETVSSFKADKPFVFIIRDQSTIYFRGRVVDPLSNSTIL comes from the exons ATGAAGTACTTGT GTCTGGTCTTATTGGCCACGTCTGTGCTTTGTGGTAAATTCACTGACAAGCTCTACGAACATTTGAGCCGGAAACatgcaaataataatttcattgCTTCGGCTTTCTGCGTCGAGATTGGCATGAGCATGATCCTCATGGGGGCAGAAGGAAAAACAGCAGATGAACTGAGGAGAGCTCTGATCCTGCCAAAGGATAAAAAGGAAGTGGCCAAAATTTACGATCAGCTTATGACTAATCTTGAAAATCGTAAGAAGGTAGCTGTGCTCGATATGGCCAATCGTCTGTTTGTCAACGAATCATATGGAATTAATAGGAACTACAATAAGCTAGTGAAGAATTCCTTCAGAGCCGAGGTGGAGGCGATTAATCTGAGAGATCGAGCGAAGGCAGCTTGGACGATCAGCGATTGGGTGCTTGACAAGACTCTCGATAACGTTAAAGGTATAATTTCACCCAGTAACTTGGCGAACGACGAAAGTGCGGTCCTCGTAAACGCCGCTTTCTTCAAGGGCTACTGGAAGTCGCGGTTTAAAAGAAAGAGTACCAAGgttatgacattccatatatcTGATACCCAGAAAGTTTTAGTCCCCATGATGTCTCAAGTGGGTATCTTTAAGATGCGTTCTTCCGCTTATGACAGAATCATAGAGATGCCATTCGCCTACTCAAACCTTTCAATGGTAATCGTTCTACCCCACAATAATGGGGGTCTAGAAAGGGCTGAAAGAACAATCGATAGTTTCTCCGAGTCCCTAGATGAAATGCAGGTACATGTGCAGCTGCCGAGatttaaaatcgaatttcgCACTGAACTCGTTGATACTCTTAAAAAG ATGGGAATAATTGAGCTCTTTACCAATTCCTCGAACCTCAGCGGCCTACTGAAGAGGACTGGTACCAGAATCAGCCAAGTCGTGCACAAAGCCTTCGTAGAGATCAACGAGGAGGGCGCTTCGGCTGGAGCAGCTAATGCAGGGACGTTCCTGGGTGTATCTG ATTTTCCGGAAACGGTGTCTTCCTTCAAAGCCGATAAACCGTTCGTCTTCATAATTCGAGATCAGAGCACCATATACTTCCGAGGACGCGTCGTCGATCCGTTGTCGAACAGCACAATTTTGTAA
- the spz3 gene encoding protein spaetzle 3, translated as MALTNFSLPFGALGQPWGVTLAPLHPIHQLASNTNNLLYSPADHQQQTPAEASADPEYFKNNPYGPPQSGGYQYQNTAGRRKQSNAYLPPTAPNARRNSVYHIQQVQQTQQQVQQQHQQQQQDQNENSVSFQSSSSSSSSRSSSTTGQSSIQLTQTHASGRGPAEGSYSRYPGQQGQPQQQQQKQYFNAHGSASATFTKNSGSFSITSFGSRAQQAPPQQQQQPQQPQPQQPPPSQQQQPPPAPPPQRSRPAKPEAQPAQTYGVAPPENYPERAPGFTRVQAGQGSRTQVHAVLDYDVEEGEEDEEEEGEEEGQYYEGQEKDKANNNQMPTVTPIQGPIYLKNGTVPVVPLFSYPKLNNGSFLQIPIWWTALSVALGLDVRGDIIKGVPCIKRYHQLFCPTAGNSYPIDKIERFIDDNKALMRRMYGDFEMNMEGPGGGGGRQQAKVRKRRFIDEPDIFIPPGAFAANAGETVEAGDSYFGQLRKKRQAAAGGNRNRGGSAGGSGNGNTSANRPPGNGNANSGTGRLDACESKIEIVTPYWASNSAGKIRAIVNTQHFEQAIHQEVCSNTQTPRCEGECGCEQKYKWHRLLAYDPDNDCKGIFMDWFLFPSCCVCRCNP; from the exons ATGGCTCTGACCAATTTCTCGCTGCCCTTCGGTGCCCTGGGTCAGCCGTGGGGCGTCACCCTGGCTCCGCTGCACCCGATCCACCAGCTGgccagcaacaccaacaatcTGCTCTACTCGCCGGCGGACCACCAGCAGCAGACTCCGGCGGAGGCGTCCGCCGATCCCGAGTACTTCAAGAACAATCCCTACGGACCGCCGCAATCGGGTGGCTATCAATATCAAAATACCGCTGGACGCCGCAAGCAGAGCAATGCCTATTTGCCGCCAACGGCACCGAATGCTCGCCGGAATTCCGTCTACCACATCCAGCAGGTGCAGCAAACGCAACAgcaggtgcagcagcagcatcagcaacagcagcaggatcAAAACGAGAACAGCGTGTCCTTCCAGAGCTCCAGCTCCAGTTCCAGTTCAAGGTCGAGCAGCACCACGGGCCAAAGTTCCATCCAGCTGACACAGACTCATGCGAGTGGCCGGGGTCCGGCGGAGGGTTCGTACTCCCGATATCCCGGACAGCAGGGCCAacctcagcagcagcagcagaagcaataTTTCAATGCCCATGGCAGTGCCAGTGCCACTTTTACTAAGAACAGCGGCAGCTTTAGTATTACCAGCTTTGGCAGCCGGGCGCAGCAGGCTCcaccgcaacagcagcagcagccacagcaACCACAGCCGCAACAACCACCGccatcgcagcagcagcagccaccacCTGCACCACCGCCCCAAAGGTCCAGGCCGGCCAAGCCGGAGGCTCAACCTGCCCAGACCTACGGAGTTGCCCCGCCGGAAAACTACCCGGAACGGGCACCGGGCTTCACAAGGGTCCAGGCTGGCCAGGGATCCAGGACTCAGGTGCACGCCGTGCTCGACTACGACGTGGAGGAGGgcgaggaggatgaggaggaggaaggaGAGGAGGAGGGGCAGTACTACGAGGGACAAGAGAAAG ATAAGGCGAATAACAATCAGATGCCCACGGTGACGCCCATCCAGGGACCGATCTACTTGAAGAACGGGACGGTCCCAGTGGTACCGCTCTTCTCCTATCCAAAACTCAACAATGGTTCGTTCCTACAGATTCCG ATCTGGTGGACGGCTTTGTCGGTGGCTTTGGGACTGGATGTGCGGGGCGATATCATCAAGGGAGTGCCATGCATTAAGCGATATCATCAGCTGTTCTGCCCGACGGCCGGCAACAGTTATCCCAT tgatAAGATCGAACGCTTCATAGACGACAACAAGGCTCTGATGCGACGGATGTACGGAGATTTCGAGATGAACATGGAGGGTCCTGGCGGAGGAGGTGGTCGACAGCAGGCCAAGGTGCGAAAGCGTCGCTTCATAGACGAGCcggatatatttattcccCCCGGAGCATTTGCTGCCAACGCCGGTGAGACCGTCGAGGCCGGAGACAGCTATTTTGGCCAACTCCGGAAAAAACGACAGGCTGCCGCCGGCGGAAATCGAAATAGGGGCGGATCTGCCGGAGGAAGTGGCAATGGGAACACCAGTGCCAATAGGCCACCGGGGAATGGAAATGCTAATTCGGGCACTGGGAGACTTGATGCCTGCGAATCGAAGATTGAAATTGTCACACCCTATTGGGCTTCGAATTCGGCGGGAAAGATCAGGGCCATTGTAAATACACAACATTTCGAACAGGCCATTCATCAGGAGGTGTGCAG CAATACCCAAACGCCGCGATGCGAGGGCGAATGTGGATGCGAGCAGAAGTACAAATGGCATCGATTACTCGCCTACGATCCCGACAACGATTGCAAGGGCATTTTTATGGATTGGTTCCTGTTTCCTTCGTGCTGTGTCTGTAGATGTAATCCCTAG
- the Proc gene encoding uncharacterized protein Proc — MGVTRRPGSGCGSGHRWLLVWMTVLLLVVPPHLVDGRYLPTRSHGDDLDKLRELMLQILELSNEDPQQQQPQQQQQHPQLRLHNEATRSGSSSSGNINNPRVSNGNSNAAWLQKLSAMGALDELGGDGPRFGPNYGPY; from the exons ATGGGAGTGACAAGGAGGCCGGGGAGTGGATGTGGAAGTGGACACAGGTGGCTCTTGGTTTGGATGACGGTGCTGCTCCTGGTCGTCCCTCCGCATTTAGTCGACGGCCGTTACCTACCGACAAGGTCGCATGGCGACGATTTGGACAAGTTGCGTGAACTGATGCTGCAG ATTTTGGAGTTGAGCAATGAGGacccacagcagcagcagccgcagcagcagcagcaacacccaCAGCTGCGTCTGCACAATGAGGCCACCagaagcggcagcagcagcagcggcaacatcaACAATCCACGCGTGTCCAACGGCAACTCTAATGCCGCCTGGCTGCAGAAACTGAGTGCCATGGGTGCCCTGGACGAGTTGGGCGGAGATGGACCTCGTTTTGGACCCAACTATGGACCGTACTAA
- the LOC108068329 gene encoding BTB/POZ domain-containing protein 9, with translation MSLPQLIDDLQRLSEDQDSADVVFICGRDERIYAHRLMLMARCKSFKTAKRGEVCRIPGCTVSPAAPGASTPTTIRLPHVNPELFRQFILYVYTAKLVLQDSQVFQMMMMAQDMGVVELRTACEDHVISTLSVDNACTFLTAVMDIHEKAGAKCAASFMERCIIFIGENANECVKTNAFLTLTKDAIIKIISSDYFCLEEEEVWRCVLSWAKYQAGVTQPTAHWTEEERARVCQHLSGVMGHVRLLLIDSQVFAEEVEPTGAVPMELSLERYRYAALHANKMMDNDKRLQPRLTVAVNMFPGSQILRNDNLPLQTVLNNWVGVPKQSWRLVFRASTHGFDSGSFHRYCDGVAPCMVIGLGSHGEISGGYTDVAWAKTSRKGGYVQSERAFLFALNPANGEQPAKFDIFKKPYAICYHPDCGPIFGAGADLLISSNCNTNMDSYSNLPHSYDGTNAAHLTLFGDYNFTITDYEVYTLASPGGSSTSGTSHSSNHNQNLSANGQAPGVPTKAKYDRY, from the exons ATGAGTCTGCCCCAGTTGATCGACGATCTGCAGCGCCTTTCAGAGGATCAGGATAGTGCCGATGTGGTATTTATTTGCGGCAGAGACGAACGCATCTATGCCCACAGATTAATGCTGATGGCTCG TTGCAAGAGCTTCAAGACGGCGAAGAGGGGTGAGGTGTGTCGAATTCCCGGATGCACCGTTTCCCCAGCAGCCCCAGGAGCTTCGACTCCGACTACCATACGATTGCCCCACGTGAATCCGGAACTATTTAGGCAGTTTATCTTGTACGTCTACACGGCAAAG TTGGTTCTTCAGGATTCCCAAGTATTtcaaatgatgatgatggcccAGGATATGGGCGTGGTTGAGCTGCGCACCGCTTGCGAGGACCACGTTATATCCACTTTGTCGGTGGATAATGCCTGCACATTTTTAACTGCCGTAATGGATATACACGAAAAAGCAG GTGCAAAATGTGCTGCCTCGTTTATGGAACGCTGCATCATCTTTATAGGCGAGAATGCCAACGAGTGCGTTAAGACAAATGCTTTTCTCACTTTAACCAAGGATGCTATCATCAAGATTATTTCATCCGACTAT TTCTgcttggaggaggaggaagtgtGGCGATGCGTTTTGTCCTGGGCCAAATACCAGGCAGGAGTAACCCAACCAACTGCACATTGGACTGAGGAGGAGCGTGCTCGGGTCTGCCAGCACTTAAGTGGCGTGATGGGTCACGTACGTCTGCTTCTCATCGATAGCCAAGTTTTTGCGGAGGAAGTGGAACCCACTGGAGCTGTACCCATGGAGCTATCCCTGGAACGCTATCGCTATGCTGCTTTGCATGCCAACAAAATGATGGATAATGATAAAAGACTGCAGCCCCGCTTAACCGTAGCGGTTAACATGTTTCCTGGTTCCCAAATTCTGAGAAACGACAATCTTCCCCTACAGACAGTACTCAATAATTGGGTCGGGGTGCCCAAACAATCCTGGAGACTGGTTTTCCGAGCATCCACTCACGGCTTTGATTCTGGATCCTTTCATCGTTACTGTGACGGCGTGGCTCCCTGCATGGTTATTGGCTTGGGATCGCATGGAGAGATCAGTGGTGGCTATACGGATGTGGCCTGGGCCAAAACGAGCCGAAAGGGTGGATATGTCCAATCGGAGCGGGCCTTTCTTTTTGCCTTGAACCCTGCGAATGGCGAACAGCCGGCCAAGTTCGACATTTTTAAGAAGCCCTATGCCATCTGCTATCACCCAga TTGCGGTCCCATTTTTGGAGCTGGAGCGGATCTGCTGATCTCCAGCAACTGTAATACCAACATGGACTCCTACTCGAACCTTCCGCATTCCTACGACGGAACCAACGCTGCTCACCTGACTCTCTTCGGGGACTACAACTTCACCATCACCGACTATGAGGTCTACACTCTAGCCTCGCCTGGCGGAAGTAGCACCAGTGGAACAAGTCACAGCAGCAATCACAACCAGAACCTTTCAGCAAATGGTCAAGCTCCTGGGGTGCCCACAAAGGCGAAATACGATAGATACTAA
- the LOC108068331 gene encoding mitochondrial import inner membrane translocase subunit Tim13, with protein MAMANVDKGELMDQVKQQIAVANAQELLTQMTQKCFKKCVNKPGTSLDTSEQKCISMCMDRFMDSWNLISRTYGQRLQREQSNF; from the exons atgGCCATGGCGAATGTGGATAAGGGCGAACTTATGGATCAGGTGAAGCAACAGATTGCTGTCGCGAATGCCCAGGAATTGCTCACACAAATGACCCAAAAGTGCTTCAAAAAGTGTGTCAATAAGCCGGGAACTTCCCTTGACACTTCGGAACAG AAATGCATTTCCATGTGCATGGACCGGTTTATGGACTCGTGGAACCTCATCTCCCGGACGTATGGCCAGAGATTACAGCGGGAACAATCCAATTTCTAG